From Penaeus monodon isolate SGIC_2016 chromosome 6, NSTDA_Pmon_1, whole genome shotgun sequence, the proteins below share one genomic window:
- the LOC119574187 gene encoding E3 ubiquitin-protein ligase HECTD1-like isoform X5 — MMADVDPETLLEWLQMGQGEERDMQLIALEQLCMLLLMSDNVDRCFESCPPRTFLPALCRIFLDECAPDNVLEVTARAITYYLDVSAECTRRITTVEGAIKAMCNRLVVADVTSRTSKDLAEQCIKVLELICTREAGAVFEAGGLNCVLSFIRDNGHLVHKDTLHSAMHLVSRLCGKMEPADPGLAPCVESLSTLLRHEDQHVADGALRCFASLADRFTRRAQDPAPLAQHCLVTHLLARLAGAAPQPAPGAAAAAPGAPAATPENSKTSASVSTVISLLSTLCRGSPSITHNLLRSELPDAIEKALQGDERCVLDTMRLVDLLLVLLFEGRKALPKSGMSTVASRLPGLRRMDSSGEKTHRQLIDCIRSKDTDALIDAIDSGGIEVNFMDDVGQTLLNWASAFGTQEMVEFLCERGADVNKGQRSSSLHYAACFGRPQIAKVLLRHGANPDLRDEDGKTPLDKARERNDEGHREVAAILQSPAEWLVVADGKSTISSQDKKTVEEGNSANIEGEAEIGEPRGDVEMAPVYLSRLLPVFCHTFQATMVHTVRKASLSILRKMVHYIPAPLLHQVCGGEGTTISTSTNNINASTSTANTLLGSQLVEVIALVLGNEEDEDGHLVALQMVDDLLSKAAPLLLEHCARLGVISKVGSLAGPSDPPIEEYSSKGKDDQEQLTLGELLTSSHLFGLHRKEGDEPGMEDAKEVVPGKAYHWRDWCVARGRDCLYIWSDAAALELSNGSNGWFRFILDGKLATMYSSGSPEGGSESTAENRSEFLEKLQRAKSAVRPGSPSQPVLSTPGPARLVIGNWSLQCKKEGELHIHNSDGQQQATILREDLPGFIFESNRNTKHSFTAETSLGPEFHAGWTGRRGKRFRSKVEAMKQKVKGLARDVYEKYFKAAQTQPRGVVAKLGNIVAQIERACQKQVSNKNSGEWTEILRAAVEDLVTLLRDESTVSAYELHSSGLVQALLTLLSPGTAQHIPEDNRQVSQRRLNKMIKQRRNVFKSCFKDKVDEETATISTSVSPGTQLVRKLVSVLESAEKLPLYIYDIPGAGSGLQVLSRRLRFRLERAPGESSLIDRNGRTLKMEPLATVEQLERYLLKMVAKQWYDFDRASFAFVRKLKEGQKLTFKCNRDFDENGIIYWIGTNAKTAYEWVNPASVGLVVVTSSEGRNLPYGRLEDILSRDPSALNCHTNDDKRAWFAIDLGVWFVPSAYTLRHARGYGRSALRNWMFQVSKDGMTWTTLYTHVDDCSLNEPGSTHTWFIQPQQDEKTGWRHVRIQQTGKNASGQTHYLSLSGLELYGTVTGVCEDLGRAAKEAEANLRRQRRLVKSQMVKHMVVGARVVRGLDWKWRDQDGNPPSEGTITGELHNGWIDVTWDHGASNSYRMGAEGKYDLKLAPGYDPESPQVSIVSTGISSSSSNTSTTSAPASSIPTITTAIKTTKVVSTEVSQGTSVLTSRKCSSTPSLPQATTDTHKHSVAASEQAASDDNLTAKAAETVAENVLSVASAEALLSVEGSGRDKGSELATLVQSLSLHDRDLTSDFSDAMSSLESVLNTSDIKSGTGDMSEAMTVMDVGLHPTADSSKSGHLAQAGECPAVTVNEEKLGELGNLGISGSVSSSSSSIGGVSSSSRKRCGGVVTGEGKRDCTGRSAMSSQPMSVSVPNLTSADSEPLTHSLLETFAQVARRRGGSATMPPGSGICGSGGVAPHAPNVPASVTNMRTGLGQLIGGPPPTLAHPVFSPSTHSMSSLVRLALSSHFHLPGSGLLSTAQSYPTLTSSTTSTTSTTTTGAAASSTTNQPSTNLATFPHGLTMSLTSTSSDSEQVSLEDFLESCRASTLLAELTDDELPDPDDDENDDDDNDDDDDDYEEEEECYEVSISSFRQVRNGKRRGWDDEFVIKRQFPALIPAFDPRPGRTNVNQTQDLEIPAPGTEDHLCDAPTEVVSGPRLSLTLRGPNLPGIPEVDVPITKSSSTIFSVVQTLVNTANFPSRQERLRRIWEPTYTLVYGEAREDEGTEGETSGHQSFQRRSSRTNILTEAAGSTHPGSTSTTATGDPSVEDVLQLLRQLFILGQDSAAAEKTDSPMDTLGVRCEEFESKKVGNKLVQQVGEAVVLACGALPSWCEDLTYATPMLFPFDTRHLYFNCTAFGPERSLVWLQSQRDVSVERRGGLRRDDPHEYRVGRLKHERVTVPRGPNLLQWAQQVMHIHAARKSILEVEFREEEGTGLGPTLEFYALVAGELQRADLGMWLCDDQTADPITPPALDGGNGNGDSQARPPGYYIRRQGGLFPAPLPQDSSVCDKAVELFTFLGIFLAKTLQDNRLVDLPLSRPFLKLMCHGEFANVKDRGIAGSAIKPRGGLSSLPAEEDLMTSSIISEESEKELELDPPKYRITDTQPWFTGLLTLEDLCEVDEERGGFLQQLKSLVAIKQQIVNDTSITEEDRRLQLHNLALPLPSSSQGAGPPAVRLEDLCLTMQYAAPSRHLGYTSIELRSGGSDQEVTLDNVEDYLDLTLNWALESGIRRQLEAFRAGFCQVFPLKKLGAFSPDELRLMLCGDQAPMWTREDILAYTEPKLGYTRDSPGFLRLVNILVGLTAEERKAFLQFTTGCSSLPPGGLANLHPRLTVVRKVDAGDGSYPSVNTCVHYLKLPDYSSENIMKERLLAATREKGFHLN; from the exons GTGCAGCACCCCAGCCTGCTCCaggggctgctgctgctgctccagGTGCACCTGCTGCCACGCCAGAAAACTCAAAGACATCTGCATCTGTCTCCACTGTGATCTCCCTGCTCTCCACACTTTGTAGAGGCTCACCCAGTATTACTCAT aatCTGTTGAGATCTGAACTACCTGATGCCATAGAGAAAGCCCTACAAGGAGATGAGCGCTGTGTGCTGGACACCATGCGCTTAGTAGACCTATTGCTGGTGCTGCTTTTTGAAGGGCGAAAAGCCCTGCCGAAGTCAGGGATGAGCACTGTGGCAAGCCGTCTGCCAGGGCTGAGGAGAATGGACAGTTCTGGAGAGAAGACTCATCGTCAGCTTATAGATTGCATTAGAAGTAAAGATACAGATGCTCTCATAGATGCCATAGACAGTGGAGGTATTGAAGTGAATTTTATGGATGATGTGGGTCAGACCCTCCTCAACTGGGCATCAGCCTTTGGTACTCAGGAGATGGTGGAGTTCCTTTGTGAAAGAGGTGCTGATGTTAATAAAG GCCAAAGATCATCCTCTCTTCACTATGCAGCATGCTTCGGCCGCCCACAAATAGCCAAAGTTTTATTGCGTCACGGTGCAAACCCTGACCTCCGGGATGAAGATGGGAAGACTCCCTTAGATAAAGCAAGGGAAAGAAATGATGAAGGTCACAGAGAAGTTGCAGCCATCCTGCAGAGCCCAGCTGAATGGCTGGTAGTGGCAGATGGAAAG TCTACTATCTCCTCACAGGATAAGAAAACAGTAGAAGAGGGAAACAGTGCAAATATTGAAGGCGAGGCAGAAATTGGAGAACCACGTGGTGATGTGGAAATGGCACCAGTGTACCTCAGTCGTCTTCTTCCTGTGTTCTGTCACACCTTCCAAGCCACAATGGTCCACACAGTTCGGAAGGCTTCGCTTAGTATTTTAAGGAAGATGGTACATTATATACCTGCACCACTGCTTCATCAG GTTTGTGGTGGTGAGGGGACAACAATCAGCACAAGCACTAACAATATCAATGCAAGTACCAGTACTGCCAACACCCTTCTGGGCTCGCAGTTAGTGGAGGTCATTGCTCTTGTCCTTGGcaatgaggaagatgaagacggTCACCTGGTGGCGCTGCAGATGGTAGATGACCTCTTGAGCAAGGCTGCCCCTTTGCTGTTGGAACACTGTGCTCGTCTGGGGGTCATCAGTAAAGTAGGGTCATTGGCAGGCCCATCTGACCCGCCCATTGAAGAATATAGCTCAAAGGGCAAGGATGATCag GAGCAGCTCACGCTTGGTGAACTCCTTACAAGCAGTCACTTGTTTGGACTTCATCGTAAG GAGGGAGATGAGCCAGGTATGGAGGATGCCAAGGAGGTGGTTCCTGGGAAGGCCTACCACTGGCGGGACTGGTGTGTGGCCCGGGGAAGGGACTGCCTCTACATTTGGAGCGATGCAGCCGCACTAGAGCTGTCCAATGGATCAAATGGCTGGTTCCGCTTCATCCTGGACGGGAAGCTGGCCACCATGTACTCGTCGGGGAGCCCTGAGGGGGGATCAGAGAGCACAG CAGAGAACCGCAGTGAATTTCTAGAGAAGCTTCAGCGGGCCAAGTCAGCTGTGAGACCGGGGAGCCCCAGCCAGCCTGTTTTGTCCACTCCAGGGCCTGCACGATTGGTCATTGGGAACTGGTCTTTGCAGTGCAAGAAG GAGGGTGAGCTTCACATCCACAACTCTGACGGTCAGCAACAAGCCACTATCTTGAGAGAAGACCTGCCTGGCTTCATTTTTGAGAGTAACAGGAACACCAAGCACTCCTTCACAGCTGAAACATCCCTGGGCCCAGAGTTCCATGCTGGGTGGACAGGACGGCGAGGAAAGAGGTTCCGATCTAAAGTGGAGGCAATGAAACAGAAG GTCAAAGGTTTAGCCCGTGATGTTTACGAAAAATACTTCAAAGCAGCACAGACGCAGCCACGTGGGGTGGTAGCCAAATTAGGAAATATTGTGGCACAAATTGAAAGGGCTTGTCAGAAACAG GTTAGTAACAAGAACAGTGGAGAATGGACGGAGATCCTGAGAGCTGCAGTCGAGGACCTAGTCACCCTCCTGCGCGATGAAAGCACAGTCTCTGCTTATGAGTTACATTCTTCTGGCCTCGTTCAAGCTCTTCTAACGCTTCTCAGCCCAGGCACAGCTCAGCATATCCCTGAGGACAACAGACAGGTTTCCCAGCGACGACTCAACAAGATGATCAAGCAGCGGAGAAATGTCTTCAAGAGCTGCTTTAAG GACAAAGTAGATGAAGAGACAGCCACAATTAGCACTTCTGTAAGCCCTGGGACACAGCTTGTACGCAAACTGGTGTCAGTGCTAGAGAGTGCTGAAAAActaccattgtatatatatgacattcctGGAGCTGGTTCGGGCCTGCAGGTGTTGAGTAGACGTCTTAGATTTAGACTCGAAAGAGCACCTGGAGAGAGCTCTCTGATTGACAGGAATGGAAGAACCTTGAAG ATGGAACCACTGGCCACAGTTGAGCAACTTGAGCGATACCTTCTAAAAATGGTTGCAAAGCAGTGGTATGATTTTGATAGAGCCTCCTTTGCTTTTGTCCGCAAACTGAAGGAGGGCCAGAAACTCACATTTAAATGCAACAGAGATTTCGATGAGAATGGCATTATTTATTGGATTGGAACAAATGCAAA GACTGCATATGAATGGGTGAATCCAGCGTCTGTTGGCCTAGTGGTAGTGACCTCTAGTGAGGGGCGCAATCTTCCCTATGGACGTCTAGAAGATATACTTAGCCGTGACCCATCAGCCTTGAACTGCCACACCAATGATGATAAGCGAGCCTGGTTTGCTATTGATCTTGGTGTATGGTTTGTGCCGTCAGCTTATACTCTCCGACATGCAAGAGGTTACGGCAGATCAGCCCTTCGTAACTGGATGTTCCAG GTTTCTAAAGATGGCATGACTTGGACAACCTTGTACACTCATGTGGATGATTGCTCACTCAATGAGCCAGGTAGCACTCACACATGGTTCATTCAGCCACAACAAGATGAAAAG ACTGGATGGAGACACGTACGTATTCAGCAAACAGGTAAAAATGCATCTGGTCAGAcccattacctctctctctctgggcttgAGCTCTATGGCACAGTCACAGGTGTTTGTGAGGACCTGGGCAGAGCAGCCAAGGAAGCAGAGGCAAATTTGCGAAGGCAGAGGAGACTGGTGAAGTCACAG ATGGTGAAGCACATGGTAGTTGGAGCACGTGTGGTACGTGGACTAGACTGGAAGTGGCGTGACCAGGATGGCAACCCCCCAAGCGAAGGAACCATTACAGGCGAACTTCATAATG GCTGGATTGACGTCACCTGGGATCACGGAGCCTCCAACAGCTACCGCATGGGTGCAGAGGGCAAGTATGATCTCAAGCTGGCCCCTGGCTATGATCCTGAGTCTCCTCAGGTGTCCATTGTGTCCACAGGCATCAGCAGTTCATCCAGCAACACCTCCACCACATCTGCACCTGCTTCGTCAATACCCACAATCACCACAGCCATAAAGACCACCAAG GTGGTAAGCACAGAAGTCAGCCAAGGTACAAGTGTACTCACAAGTCGCAAGTGTAGCTCGACACCTTCACTACCTCAggcaaccacagacacacacaaacactctgtGGCGGCATCCGAGCAGGCAGCATCTGATGACAATCTCACTGCAAAG GCTGCTGAGACAGTTGCAGAAAATGTGCTGAGTGTGGCCAGTGCTGAGGCTCTCCTGAGCGTGGAAGGCAGTGGGCGGGACAAAGGCTCAGAATTAGCCACCCTAGTACAGTCACTCAGCCTGCATGACCGTGACCTCACCTCTGATTTCTCCGATGCCATGTCCTCTTTGGAGTCTGTGCTCAATACCTCTGATATCAAATCTGGTACGGGTGATATGAGTGAGGCCATGACTGTTATGGATGTGGGGCTGCACCCAACTGCAGACAGCAGCAAATCAGGCCACTTAGCCCAAGCAGGAGAATGCCCGGCTGTGACTGTCAATGAAGAAAAGCTCGGTGAGCTGGGCAACCTAGGGATCAGTGGCAGtgtgagcagcagcagcagcagcattggtGGTGTCAGCAGTAGCAGCAGGAAGCGATGTGGGGGTGTTGTGACGGGTGAGGGTAAGAGGGACTGCACTGGGCGCTCCGCCATGTCCTCACAGCCTATGAGTGTTAGTGTGCCCAACCTGACCAGTGCTGATTCTGAACCATTGACACACAGTCTGCTGGAGACCTTTGCCCAGGTGGCCAGGCGGCGGGGGGGATCAGCTACCATGCCACCCGGCTCTGGGATCTGTGGCAGTGGGGGGGTGGCACCCCATGCTCCCAATGTGCCTGCTAGTGTCACTAATATGCGCACAGGTTTAGGTCAGCTGATAGGTGGGCCACCCCCGACCCTGGCTCATCCAGTGTTCTCGCCCTCCACCCACTCCATGTCCAGTCTGGTCCGTCTGGCCCTCTCCTCACACTTCCACCTCCCAG GATCTGGGCTCCTGAGCACAGCGCAGAGCTACCCGACATTGACCTCCAGCACCACCTCAACTACCTCCACCACTACCACGGGCGCTGCGGCTTCCTCCACCACCAACCAGCCCTCTACCAACCTAGCCACCTTCCCCCACGGCCTGACCATGAGCCTCACCTCAACGTCCAGTGACTCGGAACAAGTTAGCCTAGAG GATTTCCTTGAAAGCTGTCGGGCAAGTACACTGCTTGCAGAGTTGACAGATGATGAACTGCCGGatcctgatgatgatgaaaatgatgatgatgacaatgatgacgatgatgatgattatgaggaagaagaggagtgctATGAAGTCAGT ATTTCCTCGTTCCGTCAGGTCCGTAACGGCAAGAGAAGAGGGTGGGATGATGAGTTTGTCATAAAGAGACAATTCCCAGCTCTCATTCCAGCCTTTGACCCTCGTCCAGGACGTACTAATGTAAACCAAACGCAGG ATCTGGAGATTCCAGCCCCAGGCACGGAGGACCACTTATGCGATGCGCCAACAGAGGTGGTAAGCGGACCTCGGCTCAGTCTCACTCTGAGGGGACCCAATCTCCCTGGGATACCAGAAGTTGATGTGCCCATTACTAAGAGTTCTTCAACCATCTTTAGTGTTGTTCAGACTTTAGTGAACACTGCCAATTTCCCTTCACGTCAGGAGAGATTGAGACGGATTTGGGAGCCAACGTACAC TCTTGTCTATGGTGAGGCTCGTGAAGATGAGGGCACAGAAGGGGAAACCTCTGGCCACCAATCCTTCCAACGTCGCAGTTCCCGAACCAACATCCTCACTGAAGCCGCGGGCTCAACACACCCCGGCAGCACAAGCACTACTGCCACTGGGGATCCTTCAGTGGAGGATGTGCTACAGCTGCTACGTCAGTTATTTATTTTAGGACAGGATAGTGCTGCAGCAG aAAAAACAGATTCACCAATGGATACATTAGGAGTAAGGTGCGAAGAGTTTGAATCCAAGAAAGTTGGAAATAAGCTAGTCCAGCAG gtgGGAGAGGCTGTTGTCCTGGCCTGCGGTGCACTTCCGTCATGGTGCGAAGACTTGACCTATGCGACTCCCATGCTGTTTCCCTTTGACACTAGACACCTTTACTTCAACTGCACTGCATTTGGTCCAGAGAG ATCCTTGGTGTGGCTCCAAAGTCAACGCGACGTTAGTGTCGAACGTCGTGGAGGCTTGAGACGAGATGACCCACATGAATACAGGGTGGGACGGCTCAAGCACGAGAGGGTCACTGTTCCTCGTGGCCCCAATCTGTTGCAGTGGGCTCAGCAG GTCATGCACATTCATGCAGCACGCAAATCTATCCTTGAGGTTGAATTCCGTGAAGAGGAAGGCACTGGCTTGGGCCCCACTCTGGAATTCTATGCACTGGTGGCAGGAGAGCTACAGCGTGCTGACCTTGGAATGTGGCTGTGTGATGACCAGACTGCAGACCCCATCACCCCCCCAGCTCTTGATGGGGGTAATGGGAATGGGGATTCTCAGGCCAGACCTCCAGGATATTACATCCGTCGCCAGGGAGGCCTCTTCCCTGCTCCCCTTCCTCAGGATAGCTCTGTTTGTGACAAAGCTGTTGAATTATTCACCTTCTTGGGAATATTCCTTGCCAAGACTTTGCAGGATAACAGACTTGTGGACTTGCCATTGTCTCGTCCTTTCCTCAAACTCATGTGCCATGGTGAGTTTGCCAATGTGAAGGACAGAGGCATTGCTGGAAGCGCTATCAAGCCTCGTGGAGGATTGTCGTCTCTGCCTGCAGAGGAGGATCTCATGACCTCCTCTATCATTAgtgaggagagcgagaaggagttGGAATTAGACCCTCCCAAGTACCGCATCACAGATACTCAGCCCTG GTTTACAGGGCTGCTTACCTTAGAGGACTTGTGTGAAGTGGATGAAGAACGGGGAGGATTCTTGCAGCAACTCAAATCTCTCGTGGCCATCAAGCAGCAGATTGTTAATGATACATCCATCACAGAGGAGGATCGGCGCCTCCAGCTCCACAACCTGGCCCTTCCATTGCCAAGCAGCAGCCAGGGTGCAGGACCTCCAGCAGTCAGACTAGAGGACCTGTGTCTTACCATGCAGTATGCTGCTCCTTCACGCCACTTGGGTTACACTTCCATTGAGCTCAGGTCAGGAGGATCTGACCAGGAGGTAACCCTAGACAATGTGGAGGATTATCTTGATCTTACCTTGAACTGGGCTCTGGAGAGTGGCATTAGAAGGCAGTTGGAAGCTTTCCGGGCAGGATTCTGCCAGGTGTTCCCTCTAAAGAAACTTGGTGCATTTAGTCCAGATGAATTAAGGCTGATGTTGTGTGGTGACCAGGCACCCATGTGGACACGTGAGGATATCCTGGCTTACACTGAACCCAAGCTAGGATACACAAGAGACTCGCCAGGATTCTTGAGACTGGTGAATATTCTTGTAGGACTTACAGCAGAGGAACGTAAAGCCTTCTTGCAGTTTACAACAGGATGCTCCTCATTGCCTCCTGGTGGCCTGGCCAATCTACATCCTCGCTTGACTGTGGTTCGCAAG GTTGATGCTGGTGACGGCTCCTACCCGTCCGTTAATACATGTGTCCATTACCTGAAGTTACCAGATTACTCTTCGGAAAATATAATGAAGGAAAGGCTCCTTGCAGCCACTCGTGAGAAGGGCTTCCATCTcaactaa